One stretch of Streptomyces sp. MMBL 11-1 DNA includes these proteins:
- a CDS encoding SRPBCC domain-containing protein, with protein MEHEVFVPVPVPTLLRALGDPARVARCVPGLQQDADASASPLVGRLKLRAGGHTITYRGELRLTGPEGPGGPEGQRFSVTGQGVEARGAGAVELALTIGLTEADGGTALAYSGTASGDGRLAELEEGAALAAAHRLLDRFTQQLVTESLAVRDEGAGEDAGVDAGVESGGDDADGTVVAEGLEGDEDTADDAGSDDAGGEGARGGGAGGEGARGEGVGAVVGDADAEEPGAVFDAPVPPPSLDPVAGVEFTVPDEPPAEAAHARRTMIGRSAEEVDHAPPRGRYAPVPSPEAGGASTALRWVAPAAALALASAVVLSRALRRRR; from the coding sequence ATGGAGCATGAGGTGTTCGTTCCGGTTCCCGTCCCGACCCTGCTGCGCGCGCTGGGCGACCCCGCCCGGGTCGCCCGCTGCGTCCCCGGCCTCCAGCAGGACGCCGACGCGTCGGCGTCGCCCCTGGTGGGCCGGCTGAAGCTGCGGGCCGGCGGTCACACCATCACCTACCGGGGCGAGCTGCGGCTCACCGGCCCGGAGGGCCCCGGCGGTCCGGAAGGGCAGCGCTTCTCGGTGACCGGGCAGGGCGTGGAGGCCCGGGGCGCCGGTGCGGTCGAGCTGGCCCTGACCATCGGCCTCACGGAGGCGGACGGCGGGACGGCGCTCGCCTACAGCGGCACGGCGAGCGGGGACGGGCGGCTGGCCGAGCTGGAGGAGGGCGCGGCGCTCGCGGCCGCCCACCGGCTCCTGGACCGCTTCACCCAGCAGCTGGTGACGGAGTCGCTGGCGGTACGGGACGAAGGCGCGGGCGAGGACGCGGGCGTGGACGCGGGCGTGGAGAGCGGCGGCGACGACGCGGACGGCACGGTGGTCGCCGAGGGGCTTGAGGGCGACGAGGACACGGCCGATGACGCCGGGAGCGATGACGCCGGGGGCGAGGGTGCCCGGGGCGGAGGTGCCGGGGGCGAGGGTGCCCGGGGCGAAGGCGTCGGTGCTGTGGTCGGCGACGCCGATGCGGAGGAGCCCGGGGCCGTGTTCGACGCGCCCGTGCCGCCGCCCTCGCTCGACCCGGTCGCCGGCGTGGAGTTCACCGTTCCGGACGAACCGCCCGCCGAGGCCGCGCACGCCCGCCGCACCATGATCGGGCGCAGCGCCGAGGAGGTCGACCACGCGCCCCCACGGGGCCGCTACGCCCCCGTGCCCTCCCCGGAGGCGGGCGGTGCGAGCACCGCCCTGCGGTGGGTCGCCCCCGCCGCCGCCCTCGCGCTCGCGTCCGCCGTGGTGCTGAGCCGGGCGTTGCGACGCCGGAGGTGA
- a CDS encoding aldose epimerase family protein, producing the protein MSRSEENVRLTVGDAELTVDPVHGCRISSLRIGGAEVLRQGERYGCFPMVPWCGRTGNGEFRNGDELHRLPLNSPPHAIHGTGRDTSWQPAFTAAELEEGRAAFYYDLAEPWPYRGRVTQTFELTGDALTLGLAVETSRDSFPAQAGWHPWFHRTLDGVDVELSFDAAWQEERGADHLPTGRRIDPLPGPWDDCFGMPDGVDVKLTWPERLELTVKSRSEWVVVYDEQDEAVCVEPQSGPPNGLNTAPRLVTPIDPLEITTTWSWARPGAGPRP; encoded by the coding sequence GTGAGCAGGAGCGAAGAGAACGTCAGACTGACCGTCGGCGACGCCGAGTTGACCGTCGACCCCGTGCACGGCTGCCGGATCAGCAGCCTGCGGATCGGGGGCGCCGAAGTGCTCCGCCAGGGCGAGCGGTACGGCTGCTTCCCGATGGTGCCCTGGTGCGGGCGCACCGGGAACGGCGAGTTCCGCAACGGCGACGAGCTCCACCGGCTGCCGCTGAACTCCCCGCCGCACGCCATCCACGGCACCGGCCGCGACACCTCCTGGCAGCCGGCGTTCACGGCCGCCGAGCTGGAGGAGGGGCGGGCCGCGTTCTACTACGACCTCGCCGAGCCCTGGCCGTACCGGGGCCGGGTGACGCAGACCTTCGAGCTGACCGGGGACGCGCTGACGCTGGGCCTCGCCGTCGAGACGTCACGCGACTCCTTCCCGGCCCAGGCCGGCTGGCACCCCTGGTTCCACCGCACCCTCGACGGCGTGGACGTCGAGCTGTCCTTCGACGCCGCCTGGCAGGAGGAGCGCGGCGCGGACCATCTGCCCACCGGCCGACGCATCGACCCCCTGCCCGGTCCGTGGGACGACTGCTTCGGCATGCCCGACGGCGTGGACGTGAAGCTCACCTGGCCGGAGCGGCTGGAGCTGACGGTGAAGAGCCGCAGCGAATGGGTGGTCGTCTACGACGAGCAGGACGAGGCCGTCTGCGTCGAGCCGCAGTCCGGGCCGCCGAACGGGCTGAACACCGCGCCCCGGCTGGTGACCCCGATCGACCCGCTGGAGATCACGACGACCTGGAGCTGGGCGCGGCCCGGCGCCGGTCCCCGGCCGTAG
- the pyrE gene encoding orotate phosphoribosyltransferase: MTDVRADLLQQIKDKAVVHGKVTLSSGLEADWYIDLRRITLDGKAAPLVGQVMLDATAELDYDCVGGLTLGADPVATSMLHASAARGASLDAFVVRKAQKAHGMQRRIEGTDVKGRRCLVVEDTSTTGGSPLTAVEAVREAGGEVVAVAVIVERGAAPAIAEAGLPYVHVYSVADLDLG; this comes from the coding sequence ATGACTGACGTACGCGCTGACCTGCTCCAGCAGATCAAGGACAAGGCCGTGGTGCACGGCAAGGTGACCCTCTCCTCGGGTCTGGAAGCCGACTGGTACATCGACCTGCGCCGGATCACGCTGGACGGCAAGGCCGCGCCGCTGGTCGGTCAGGTCATGCTCGACGCCACCGCCGAGCTGGACTACGACTGCGTCGGCGGGCTGACCCTGGGCGCCGACCCGGTCGCCACCTCGATGCTGCACGCCTCCGCCGCCCGCGGTGCGAGCCTGGACGCGTTCGTCGTCCGCAAGGCGCAGAAGGCGCACGGGATGCAGCGCCGTATCGAGGGCACCGACGTGAAGGGCCGCCGCTGCCTGGTCGTCGAGGACACCTCGACGACGGGTGGTTCGCCGCTGACCGCCGTCGAGGCGGTGCGCGAGGCGGGCGGCGAGGTCGTCGCCGTCGCCGTGATCGTCGAGCGCGGTGCCGCCCCGGCCATCGCCGAGGCCGGTCTGCCCTACGTGCACGTCTACTCGGTGGCCGACCTCGACCTGGGCTGA